The genomic interval CGGAGGTGGCGCTCACCTTCCTGCTGGTGCTGACGGTGCTGGGGGCGACGGACGCCCGGGCCCCGGTGGGCTTCGCGGGGCTGGCCATCGGCCTGGTGCTGACGCTCATCCACCTGGTGGGCATCCCGGTGACGAACACGTCGGTGAACCCCGCGCGCAGCCTGGGGCCGGCGCTGTTCGCGGGTGGGACGGCGCTGGGGCAGCTGTGGTTGTTCATCATCGCGCCGCTCCTGGGCAGTGGGCTGGCGGCGGCGGTGTACCGCACCCTGTTCCGCCCGGTGGCGGCCATCTCCGCGCGCACGGCGGAGCGTTCGCTGGATGCGCAGCGGGCCGAGCGCATCGCCGAGGACCGAGGGGACCGGACGCACCATCCGGTGTGAGCGCTCGCGGCTTGGATGCGGGGGCGCCCCGGCGTATACGACGGGAGCCGAAGAGGGGCCGAGCCTCTTCGGCTCCTCGCTCCGGGACGACGGAAGCAGCGGTGGTGTCCTCCATGCTCTTCGAGCCGACGCGCCTTCTGGCCTTCCTCCTCGCCGGAGTGGCCCTCAACCTCACCCCAGGTCCCGACACGATGTATGTGTTGGCGAGGAGCATGGGGCAGGGCCGCTCGGCGGGGTTCGTCTCCGCGCTGGGCATCTGCGTGGGCTGCCTCTTCCACATCGCCGCGGCGGCCCTGGGACTGTCGGCGCTGCTGGCCACCTCCGCCGTGGCGTTCCTGGTGGTGAAGTGGGTGGGCGCGCTCTACCTGCTGTGGATGGGCGTGCAGATGCTGCGCAGCAAGGCGGGACCCCAGGCCGTGGAAGGGCTCCAGCCGGCGAGCCTGTGGCGCATCTTCCGCGACGGTGTCGTCACCAACGTGCTCAACCCGAAGGTGGCCTTGTTCTTCCTGGCCTTCCTGCCGCAGTTCGTGGACCCGTCGCGCGGCTCCACGGGCTTGCAGTTCGTCCTGCTCGGGTTGCTGTTCGACGTGACGGGGACGCTGTGGCTCGTCTTCCTCGCGGGCGTGGCGGGTGGGTTCGGCGCCTGGTTGCGGCGCAACCCCCGCTTCGCCACGTGGCAGCAGCGGGTGACGGGCGGCGTGTTCGTCGCGCTGGGCGCGAGGCTCGCGCTCCAGGAGCGCACGTAGGGACGCCGGGGCTCAGCGGAAGACGAACCCGCCGAGCAGGTAGAGGGTGTAGCAGGCCCAGGGCAGGAAGAAGGCCAGGGCCAGGAAGTTGAGGCCCGCGACCCACACGGGCACGGGCCGGTTGCGCCAGGGGAGGAGCAAGGCCGCGCCGCCCGCGAGCACGGGCGCGGGAAGCAGGTTGAGGGCGGCCAGCTTGGCGCTGGCGAGGCCCCAGGCGCGCAGCAGCTCCCCGGACTGAAGCAGGGCGACGAAGCGCTCCAGGCGGCCTGGGAGGGCGGAGAACTGGAAGGGGACGGCGAAGCCGGAGAGGAACTGGCTCAGCCCTTCCTGGACGCCCAGGCACGCCATGGCGACGCCCACGAGGAAGAGCCAGGGGACGAGGATGATGGCCAGGTGCACGTGCACGGGAAGCCGCCGCAGGCGGTTCTCAGGGGGCGCATCGGGCGGGCCCCCGGGAGGTGGGCCATTGAAGTCCACCGAGCTGGCCAGGGCGATGGGCCGCAGCGACCACTGGATGGTGCCCAGTGTCACGGTGAAGAGCCGGGGGCCGTAGCCCAGCTCCACCGAGGTGGGGCGCGCGCCGAAGGTGCTGGCCACCGCCGTCTGGCCC from Myxococcus stipitatus carries:
- a CDS encoding LysE family translocator, whose translation is MLFEPTRLLAFLLAGVALNLTPGPDTMYVLARSMGQGRSAGFVSALGICVGCLFHIAAAALGLSALLATSAVAFLVVKWVGALYLLWMGVQMLRSKAGPQAVEGLQPASLWRIFRDGVVTNVLNPKVALFFLAFLPQFVDPSRGSTGLQFVLLGLLFDVTGTLWLVFLAGVAGGFGAWLRRNPRFATWQQRVTGGVFVALGARLALQERT